A single region of the Hyphomonas adhaerens MHS-3 genome encodes:
- a CDS encoding alpha/beta hydrolase: protein MSLQQTITKLVMKLPGGLLVKMAGGKPLTIRDRTLEPQLQLMAWNGRNAPPLSSLPAETVQAVTKETLASVEAPIEPGVRTEDLTIPGPNKNQIPARIYRPDGQDPKAPLMVYYHMGGGVIGDLETCHAWCSILASRVKCPVLSVDYRLAPQHKFPAGIDDCCAAYEWGMRNAAKFGAPEGVAAVGGDSMGGNFSAIIAQEMQREDKPLPAMQLLIYPAIDLVEEFPSRKEFSQTFSLSTDTMDWFMQEYLPEGFDKSDRMLSPGQTGHLDGLPPAVVITAGHDPLCDEGDDYARRLKDAGVPVIHKRYDNLAHAFTAFTLISPGSRKACLEIADMVRTVYSKL, encoded by the coding sequence ATGAGCCTTCAGCAGACCATCACCAAGCTCGTCATGAAACTGCCGGGCGGCCTGCTCGTGAAAATGGCAGGCGGCAAGCCGCTGACAATTCGGGACCGTACCCTGGAGCCGCAGCTGCAGCTGATGGCGTGGAACGGACGCAATGCGCCGCCGCTCTCCAGCCTGCCGGCGGAAACCGTTCAGGCCGTGACCAAGGAAACCCTGGCATCCGTCGAGGCGCCCATCGAACCCGGTGTGCGCACCGAGGACCTGACCATTCCCGGCCCCAACAAGAACCAGATTCCGGCCCGCATCTACCGCCCGGACGGGCAGGATCCGAAGGCGCCGCTGATGGTTTACTACCATATGGGCGGCGGCGTGATCGGCGATCTGGAGACCTGTCACGCCTGGTGCTCCATTCTGGCCAGCCGGGTGAAATGCCCTGTCCTGTCGGTCGACTACCGCCTGGCACCGCAGCACAAATTCCCTGCCGGCATCGATGATTGCTGCGCCGCTTATGAATGGGGCATGCGCAATGCCGCCAAATTCGGTGCGCCGGAAGGTGTTGCCGCCGTGGGCGGAGATTCCATGGGCGGCAATTTCTCGGCGATCATCGCGCAGGAGATGCAGCGCGAGGACAAGCCGCTGCCGGCGATGCAGCTGCTGATCTATCCGGCCATCGACCTTGTCGAGGAATTCCCCTCCCGCAAAGAGTTCAGCCAGACTTTCTCCCTGTCCACCGACACGATGGACTGGTTCATGCAGGAATACCTGCCGGAAGGGTTCGACAAATCAGACAGGATGCTGTCGCCCGGGCAGACGGGGCATCTCGATGGCCTGCCGCCGGCCGTCGTCATCACGGCCGGTCATGATCCGCTCTGCGATGAAGGCGATGATTATGCCCGCCGCCTGAAGGATGCCGGCGTGCCGGTGATCCACAAACGCTATGACAATCTTGCGCACGCCTTCACGGCGTTCAC
- a CDS encoding TetR/AcrR family transcriptional regulator: MTIGMKTVENSGKRARSKAANRRAILDAGRRVFARIGFEATTVRDIIRETDLAAGTFYNYFKSKEEVFEAIAEDSTHRFRGMLKDVRATARTAHDYMHDAYHAYFSFIADENRQALSEGAPHMALIGVRVDTPEMLAVAAEIRSDLERILSADTSSTIDIEFLTAAAIGTAREMGEIMLLRRPVDVDGATEFASRMLMAGVKELAAK, translated from the coding sequence ATGACAATCGGCATGAAAACGGTAGAAAATTCCGGCAAGAGAGCCCGTTCCAAGGCAGCGAACCGGCGGGCGATTCTCGATGCCGGCCGGCGCGTGTTCGCGCGGATCGGGTTCGAGGCCACGACAGTGCGCGACATTATCCGGGAGACCGATCTCGCGGCCGGCACGTTCTACAATTACTTCAAATCCAAGGAAGAAGTCTTCGAGGCAATTGCCGAAGACTCCACACATCGCTTTCGCGGCATGTTGAAAGATGTCCGCGCCACGGCCCGCACCGCACATGACTATATGCATGATGCTTATCATGCCTATTTCAGCTTCATTGCCGATGAGAACCGTCAGGCCCTGTCCGAAGGGGCGCCCCATATGGCGCTGATCGGCGTGCGGGTGGATACGCCGGAAATGCTGGCGGTTGCCGCGGAGATCCGGTCGGACCTTGAGCGAATCCTGTCGGCAGACACATCCTCGACCATCGACATCGAGTTTCTCACGGCCGCCGCGATTGGAACGGCCCGGGAAATGGGAGAAATCATGCTGCTCCGCCGGCCGGTCGATGTCGACGGTGCGACCGAGTTTGCCTCCCGGATGCTGATGGCCGGCGTGAAGGAGCTTGCCGCGAAGTAA
- a CDS encoding DUF6498-containing protein — MNRFFDPDLFARAYRDPMAWLTLLVDLLPVIAVVFFGWKAVPLVALYWLENLVIGAFTVLRMLGTIAANLLNIPIALFMVPFFTVHYGMFCFGHGIFLSAFAGGDVGHAAPGVSGMQTLIDWALGTGPYMLWFVGAIILVNTLFYLVDFIGRGDFRNTQLPVEMFAPYGRIVTLHVAIILGAGLMLAFGQPLMGVLILIMLRVGFGMFLNMLRQRKIEGAGSKTLNAVAEAG; from the coding sequence ATGAACCGCTTTTTCGATCCTGACCTGTTTGCCCGGGCCTATCGTGATCCGATGGCCTGGCTGACCCTGCTGGTCGATCTGCTGCCTGTGATCGCCGTGGTGTTCTTCGGCTGGAAAGCTGTGCCTCTGGTCGCGCTCTACTGGCTGGAAAACCTGGTCATTGGGGCGTTCACCGTCCTGCGCATGCTGGGCACGATTGCCGCCAATCTGCTCAACATTCCCATCGCGCTGTTCATGGTCCCGTTTTTCACCGTACATTACGGCATGTTCTGCTTCGGCCACGGCATCTTCCTGAGCGCCTTTGCGGGCGGCGATGTCGGACATGCCGCGCCAGGGGTCAGCGGCATGCAGACGCTGATCGACTGGGCGCTCGGCACCGGGCCCTACATGCTTTGGTTCGTGGGGGCGATCATCCTCGTCAACACCCTCTTTTACCTTGTCGATTTCATCGGGCGCGGCGACTTCCGGAACACGCAGCTGCCCGTGGAAATGTTCGCGCCTTATGGCCGGATCGTGACGCTGCACGTGGCGATCATCCTCGGCGCAGGCCTGATGCTGGCGTTCGGACAGCCGCTGATGGGCGTGTTGATCCTGATCATGCTGAGGGTCGGGTTCGGCATGTTCCTGAACATGCTTCGCCAACGGAAGATCGAAGGTGCCGGCAGCAAGACCCTGAATGCCGTGGCAGAAGCGGGGTAG